The Mycoplasma sp. 1654_15 genome contains a region encoding:
- a CDS encoding 5'-3' exonuclease, translating to MTNRVLLVDGNLLIFKSFYASFNFKGNNMQNSEGQETNAIHTFFLSLFKVIKELRPTHIYIAFDKGSQTERHSLFPDYKQGRKKAPDSLFSQLNLLKEILTLANLKWSDDFDYEADDLIASMNKTFLEHDRNSKVFIFSSDQDLLQLVSNQTYIVDKNKDNSFLIKSVDNFYDLYNLFPAQIPDFKALSGDSSDNIKGVPGIGPKTAKSLIQEYETVENLVNNLDQLPSKMKEKLKEHKDNILLFKKLTTLKTDAKFSFDISEIALRISINSKLLDLLKQLELNKVIEQFHVISKV from the coding sequence ATGACTAACAGAGTTTTACTAGTAGATGGCAATTTGTTGATTTTCAAGTCTTTTTATGCTAGTTTTAATTTTAAAGGAAACAATATGCAAAACAGCGAAGGACAAGAAACAAATGCTATTCACACATTTTTTCTTTCTTTATTTAAAGTAATAAAAGAACTTAGACCCACACATATTTACATAGCTTTTGATAAAGGTTCGCAAACAGAAAGACATAGTTTGTTTCCTGATTACAAACAAGGAAGAAAAAAAGCGCCCGATTCTTTATTTTCACAGTTAAATTTACTAAAAGAAATTTTGACTTTAGCAAATTTAAAATGGTCTGATGATTTTGACTACGAAGCAGATGACTTAATTGCTTCAATGAATAAAACCTTTTTAGAACACGATAGAAACTCAAAAGTTTTTATTTTTTCTTCAGATCAAGATTTATTGCAATTAGTTTCTAATCAAACATATATCGTGGATAAAAACAAAGACAATTCGTTTTTAATAAAATCAGTAGATAATTTTTATGATTTATATAATTTATTTCCAGCACAAATACCAGATTTTAAAGCTTTATCTGGAGATAGTTCTGACAATATAAAAGGTGTTCCAGGTATTGGTCCAAAAACAGCCAAATCGTTAATTCAAGAGTATGAAACAGTAGAGAATTTAGTAAATAATTTAGATCAATTACCTTCAAAAATGAAGGAAAAATTAAAAGAACACAAGGATAACATCCTTTTATTTAAAAAACTAACAACACTAAAAACAGATGCTAAATTCAGCTTTGATATTTCTGAAATAGCACTTAGAATTTCTATAAATTCTAAATTATTAGATTTACTAAAACAATTAGAACTTAACAAAGTTATTGAACAATTTCATGTTATTTCCAAAGTTTAA
- a CDS encoding HAD-IIB family hydrolase has translation MNKNYVFSDVDGTIYGTEFQFTNETQKFFIEKKSEMNFEIIITTGNPYMSRIKKLAEELQVKYIISSNGALFTDLIENKEYIISSFSKKIQKQVLNIAKKHNLQVNFWNNKEYFCFNFIENTNFLFNYALLDNSVVKFTNTTHDDILKMELYGSAKSLDLAYLECKDIEEINISFSVGSHIELTTKPTSKGYTLEYVCKNIFQEDIQNVMAVGDSENDISMLSVVGYSYAMANSIQYVKTFAKYHTSAYNQEGVVMAIKDFLYRKSQR, from the coding sequence ATGAACAAAAATTACGTTTTTTCAGACGTTGATGGAACAATTTACGGTACAGAATTTCAGTTCACTAATGAAACTCAAAAGTTTTTTATAGAAAAAAAATCTGAAATGAATTTTGAAATAATCATAACTACTGGTAATCCTTATATGTCTAGAATTAAAAAATTAGCTGAAGAATTACAAGTAAAATACATAATTTCTTCAAATGGAGCACTTTTTACAGATTTAATTGAAAACAAAGAATATATTATTTCTAGTTTTTCAAAAAAAATTCAAAAACAAGTTTTAAATATTGCAAAAAAACATAATTTGCAAGTAAATTTTTGAAACAATAAAGAATATTTTTGCTTCAATTTTATAGAAAACACTAATTTTTTATTTAATTATGCGTTATTAGATAATTCTGTAGTTAAATTTACAAATACTACTCATGATGACATTTTGAAAATGGAACTTTATGGTAGTGCAAAAAGTCTTGATCTAGCTTATTTAGAATGTAAAGATATAGAAGAAATAAATATTTCTTTTTCTGTGGGTTCTCATATTGAATTAACTACTAAACCAACTTCAAAAGGCTATACTTTAGAATATGTTTGCAAAAATATTTTTCAAGAAGACATTCAAAATGTAATGGCGGTTGGAGATAGCGAAAATGATATTTCTATGTTATCTGTTGTAGGTTATTCTTATGCAATGGCAAACTCAATTCAATATGTAAAAACTTTTGCTAAATACCACACAAGTGCTTATAATCAAGAAGGTGTTGTTATGGCTATAAAAGATTTTTTATATAGAAAATCACAAAGATAA
- a CDS encoding Mbov_0399 family ICE element protein, with the protein MYGAKININRGLKRYYGRYKFTWDLREYYGSKDKPRGLELDDGSFAEIYFYNVPVDDINDAFKNVDINFALLNSINQTPANTIFSADGSNGIPLKTHIFRSAQNYINQIHREIKAKKQTINSFNIKNLEVDIQFYLTAPPYHHKTDWFPHEQKNELTYFKFITSFDLEYTAKKNIQKHRENFAQIKKIEDSFKKTFKNNYVEISTDTGEINGISNITVSSRDKSNKYYFEKALSSWWNGLKPSLNTDFSLKYELSTVRKKDDYFDLLVTFKEPDFDQNVYKYVIKNVNIRYKSTDLFKSKNLQERIKVIPGKTIDKRNFSNKLIDDVPVREENDKPLSREYGGTWIYDSNVKVIFNTTLKEDEILYVNDEKVDVLNQKFEFDLKLMNLENTEEIYKIKVLKFDKENANFENKKIISQWQMIIKIKNNQPKMDIKWFGWQPDSNPKQRSKIEEFLKNEKGEFIFDELGQKMKNPDYDKLIDPVTGTKNELVWIDFSNSSLPYGTQFLQDPQSNKGHLIKDTDLFDLGIIAQASVIEKGANFKSFSSNSLFKRFKVRNDINNFDFDYDPLIFPLSKNGHNFKISEIEENYFSSEGIWLFSYKNTRSMNLFKIIWVGKNKNNQLFSEIFPNIKIYNFWDSTHGKHLAEYLTEKQNYNLDQIKQLSYDQVILKWKDYINDFIWNNQDRNVYGTKQIFSINTEEVVNTIKKKRKENEEKRRQSSSSQQDNNSQDSNKLNSDNSSNSSNNNQNNEQNTSPNNDQINNPNDTNQGNNLTSDNPGNSTNNDPNNKIPFPPSIDDVEHSNREENSSKKNGTNTNSGSNELGNDSNQILNTEDSSWTPEEKKKLLEQIILNNQNIDNQEVEISEDIDIPGLYKIEISNSKELDVEEGNVQTEFVILDTPLDSEAKENKEEIIPNVDSKAIKNIAKRTTFKKFIYTDLNQFINFENKDKIDWKVKYDSKFILFVFELMPEFDKNFYIETKNKLIKIDLNFLENDNTTIQETIRKNIFENFNLQTLNINGLFTKDKILTFLETNIKNQINSEFKLDRDYLIENKDIKLNEIEDSLVKDKRFLNNWVYLKVKDVQDSSNFRVIKIINKVENQHYQNQELDLKTIKLKELIIDYETTKEDQFLTTIQDNLSGQLNSHKLVLETDLNFKHIETSLEMLKTFKDEFVEFVLFSNQLNIKNELIFKVKLINFSGKVKLDFSKITLDDLSIKLSSENQIIEEIKKWVSLKLKFFNLELDKDYFIVSLKEKGFLATLLQEKDSKNILNIKLEAKPESKKIQGQTQFYVFNKVTNLSDIEQISLENQDNKQNNLVWIIPICIIVSPIIIFLILKLFRKYLSAKRFK; encoded by the coding sequence TTGTATGGAGCTAAAATCAACATAAATCGTGGTTTGAAAAGATATTATGGTAGATATAAATTCACTTGAGATTTACGAGAATATTATGGCTCAAAAGACAAACCAAGAGGTTTAGAACTTGATGATGGTTCATTTGCAGAAATATATTTTTACAACGTGCCGGTAGATGATATAAATGATGCATTTAAAAATGTAGATATTAATTTTGCACTTTTAAACTCAATTAATCAAACTCCTGCGAACACTATATTTTCAGCAGATGGTAGCAACGGAATTCCTTTAAAAACCCATATTTTTCGTTCTGCACAAAATTATATAAATCAAATTCATAGAGAAATAAAAGCTAAAAAACAAACTATAAATTCTTTTAATATTAAAAACTTAGAGGTCGATATTCAATTTTATTTAACAGCACCTCCTTACCATCATAAAACAGATTGGTTTCCTCATGAACAAAAAAATGAGTTAACTTACTTTAAATTTATAACCAGTTTTGATCTCGAATATACAGCAAAGAAAAATATACAAAAACACCGTGAAAACTTTGCACAAATAAAGAAAATTGAAGACTCTTTTAAGAAAACATTTAAAAATAATTACGTAGAAATAAGTACAGACACAGGAGAAATTAATGGAATTTCTAACATAACAGTTTCTTCAAGAGACAAATCTAACAAATATTATTTTGAAAAAGCACTTAGTAGTTGATGAAATGGCTTAAAGCCAAGTCTTAACACTGATTTTTCTTTAAAATATGAGCTTTCTACTGTAAGAAAAAAAGATGATTATTTTGATTTATTAGTTACTTTTAAAGAACCTGATTTTGATCAAAATGTTTATAAATATGTAATTAAAAATGTGAATATTCGCTACAAAAGCACAGATCTTTTTAAGTCTAAAAATCTACAAGAAAGAATTAAAGTTATTCCTGGAAAAACAATTGATAAAAGAAATTTTTCCAATAAATTAATTGATGATGTTCCTGTGAGAGAAGAAAATGACAAACCACTTTCTCGTGAATATGGTGGAACATGAATTTACGATTCTAATGTTAAAGTTATTTTTAACACAACATTAAAAGAAGACGAAATTTTATATGTAAATGATGAAAAAGTTGATGTTTTAAATCAAAAATTTGAATTTGATTTAAAGCTTATGAATCTTGAAAATACTGAAGAAATATATAAAATTAAAGTTTTAAAATTTGACAAAGAAAATGCAAATTTTGAAAACAAAAAAATAATTTCACAATGACAAATGATTATTAAAATTAAAAATAATCAACCTAAAATGGATATAAAGTGATTTGGTTGACAACCAGATTCAAACCCAAAACAACGTTCTAAAATTGAAGAGTTTTTAAAAAATGAAAAAGGAGAATTTATTTTTGACGAATTAGGTCAAAAAATGAAGAATCCTGATTACGACAAATTAATTGATCCTGTAACTGGAACTAAAAATGAATTAGTTTGAATTGATTTTTCAAATAGTTCTTTGCCTTATGGAACACAGTTTTTACAAGATCCACAGTCAAATAAAGGTCATTTAATAAAAGACACAGATCTTTTTGATCTTGGAATTATTGCTCAAGCTAGTGTTATTGAAAAAGGAGCAAACTTCAAATCTTTTTCTTCGAATTCTTTATTTAAAAGATTTAAAGTAAGAAATGATATTAATAATTTTGACTTTGATTACGATCCACTAATTTTTCCTTTATCTAAAAATGGGCACAATTTTAAAATTAGTGAAATTGAAGAAAATTACTTCTCAAGTGAAGGAATTTGATTATTTTCTTACAAAAATACTAGATCAATGAATTTGTTTAAAATTATTTGAGTAGGTAAAAACAAAAATAATCAATTATTTTCTGAAATTTTTCCTAATATAAAAATTTATAACTTTTGAGATTCTACTCATGGTAAACATTTGGCAGAATACTTAACAGAAAAACAAAATTACAATTTAGATCAAATTAAACAACTTAGTTATGATCAAGTTATTTTGAAATGAAAAGACTATATTAATGATTTTATTTGAAATAATCAAGATAGAAACGTGTATGGAACAAAACAAATTTTTTCAATCAATACAGAAGAAGTTGTAAATACAATAAAGAAAAAAAGAAAGGAAAATGAAGAAAAAAGAAGACAATCTAGTTCTTCTCAACAAGATAATAATTCTCAAGACTCAAACAAATTAAATTCTGATAATTCTTCTAATTCATCTAATAACAATCAGAATAATGAACAAAACACTTCTCCAAATAATGACCAAATAAATAATCCTAATGATACTAACCAAGGAAATAATTTAACTTCAGATAATCCGGGAAATTCTACAAACAATGACCCTAATAATAAAATTCCTTTTCCACCTAGTATTGATGACGTAGAACACTCAAATCGTGAAGAAAATTCTTCAAAGAAAAATGGGACAAATACAAATTCAGGTTCAAATGAATTAGGAAACGATAGTAACCAAATATTAAATACTGAAGATTCAAGTTGAACACCAGAAGAAAAGAAAAAATTATTAGAACAAATTATCCTTAATAATCAAAATATAGACAATCAAGAGGTTGAAATTAGTGAAGATATCGACATTCCTGGGCTTTATAAAATAGAAATTTCTAATTCTAAAGAACTTGATGTAGAAGAAGGAAATGTTCAAACTGAATTTGTTATTTTAGATACTCCTTTAGATTCTGAAGCTAAAGAAAATAAAGAAGAAATAATTCCTAATGTTGATTCAAAAGCAATAAAAAACATAGCAAAAAGAACAACTTTTAAAAAATTTATTTACACTGACTTAAATCAATTTATAAATTTTGAAAATAAAGATAAAATCGATTGAAAAGTAAAATATGATTCCAAATTTATTTTATTTGTTTTTGAATTAATGCCTGAATTTGACAAAAACTTTTATATTGAAACCAAAAACAAGCTAATAAAAATCGACTTAAACTTTCTAGAAAATGACAATACAACAATCCAAGAAACAATCAGAAAAAATATTTTTGAAAACTTTAACCTACAAACTTTAAACATCAATGGATTATTTACAAAAGATAAAATACTTACATTTTTAGAAACAAACATCAAAAATCAAATTAATTCAGAATTTAAACTTGATAGAGATTATTTAATTGAAAACAAGGACATAAAACTCAACGAAATTGAAGACTCTCTTGTAAAAGATAAAAGGTTTTTAAATAATTGAGTTTATTTAAAAGTAAAAGATGTTCAAGATTCTTCTAACTTTAGAGTAATTAAAATTATAAATAAAGTAGAAAATCAACACTATCAAAATCAAGAATTAGATTTAAAAACCATTAAATTAAAAGAATTAATTATTGATTATGAAACTACAAAAGAAGACCAGTTTTTAACAACTATTCAGGATAATTTAAGTGGACAATTAAATAGTCATAAGCTTGTTTTAGAAACTGATTTGAATTTTAAACACATTGAAACTTCACTTGAAATGTTAAAGACTTTTAAAGATGAATTTGTAGAGTTTGTACTTTTTTCAAACCAACTCAATATTAAAAATGAGTTAATTTTCAAAGTTAAGCTAATTAATTTTTCTGGAAAAGTTAAACTTGATTTTTCTAAGATAACATTAGATGACTTAAGTATTAAACTCAGTTCTGAAAATCAGATTATTGAAGAAATTAAAAAATGAGTTAGCTTAAAATTAAAGTTTTTTAACCTTGAGTTAGATAAAGATTATTTTATTGTTTCTCTAAAAGAAAAAGGATTTTTAGCTACATTACTGCAAGAAAAAGATTCTAAAAACATCTTAAACATTAAATTAGAAGCTAAACCAGAAAGCAAAAAAATCCAAGGACAAACACAATTTTATGTCTTTAATAAAGTAACTAATCTATCTGATATTGAACAAATTAGTCTTGAAAATCAAGACAATAAACAAAATAATTTAGTTTGAATTATTCCAATTTGTATCATTGTTAGTCCAATAATAATCTTCTTAATTTTGAAATTATTTAGAAAATACTTATCAGCTAAAAGATTTAAATAA
- a CDS encoding DNA polymerase III subunit alpha — translation MQKLINLHTNTEYSFLQSTIKVNSLIEFAKKNQLKHLVITDKDNMFGVAKFYNECKANNINPIIGLDLEVQNFRFILIAKNYEGFLHLSFLSSKKMSFEEIKITDLDNENIIVIDHPKLGLYSKSKQRLNFKNYFVHANDPKIANAVYVQTRNVLFANEEKYLKILHKISDSSQPLTNVDFIDFEDWKEEVHPEIIKRTNELVEDIKIDFPKATMILPDFKNQENLNPAEFLQQLLEKQVAKKKAEFKKYPSFKERLVYEFNVIKNLKFSNYFLIIWDFLRWARKNNILIGPGRGSSSGSLISYLLNITQVNPLKFDLIFERFLNPKRISMPDIDIDVQDNQRDKLIKYIQEKYGYENTALIITFSTFGAKMAFSDVAKKLKNIAASEVLAITKHIPAGHTLEEAYKVNANFRSFVEKQDKNGEFLYKEIFEIAKFLEGMPRQSGTHAAGIVIADKPIYNYVPTLISKEKYNQTQFSAEFLEQFSLLKIDLLGLKNLTVVQGILNSVNQEHNFLLNFNTIPIFDEETNRLLTKGKTVGIFQLESPGMANTLRKVGVNGIEDVVAVISLFRPGPIKNIPLYAQRKKNEANYEGISQEYNDILSSTYGIIIYQEQIMQICQTIAGFDFATSDLIRRAISKKEAEKLHEAKQLFIQGGIKKGYSEHILEKIFEQIEYFAEYGFNKSHAVAYATLAYKMAYLKTHFPLQFYSYLITNEDGAQANIAKFIKEAQSQMKFKKPNINISSTSAVYELQSKTIYLPLILIKGLGAVACQKILDEREKNGTYKDFLDFVIRMKIINISNTIITLLINSGALSDFGNIPTLLANLSTAESYKICILEDENKNLYCDYSLIPGKFELEKKEDDIKLTMENEAKFLGMQFSLPESNKDLQNEVLLSEIYPNVEYKMILYVKKVANLTSKTGVSMKKITITDFQSPDKDVWLFGSKITFFEAVREKEYYEFKIIKLKDKLVLQNHLKEIRYD, via the coding sequence ATGCAAAAATTAATCAATCTACATACAAACACTGAATATAGCTTTTTACAATCGACAATTAAAGTTAATTCTTTAATAGAATTTGCCAAAAAAAATCAACTCAAACACTTGGTTATAACCGATAAAGACAATATGTTTGGGGTTGCTAAGTTCTATAATGAGTGTAAAGCTAACAACATAAATCCTATTATTGGACTTGATTTAGAAGTTCAAAATTTTCGTTTTATTTTAATTGCTAAAAATTATGAAGGTTTTCTTCATTTGTCTTTTTTAAGTTCTAAAAAAATGTCTTTTGAAGAAATTAAAATTACTGATTTAGACAATGAAAACATAATTGTTATCGATCATCCAAAGCTGGGTTTATATAGCAAAAGCAAGCAAAGACTAAATTTTAAAAATTATTTTGTTCATGCAAATGATCCGAAAATTGCTAATGCAGTTTATGTTCAGACAAGAAATGTTTTGTTTGCAAATGAAGAAAAATACTTAAAAATCCTTCATAAAATATCAGATAGTTCACAGCCACTAACTAATGTAGATTTTATTGATTTTGAAGACTGAAAAGAAGAAGTTCACCCCGAAATAATTAAAAGAACCAATGAATTAGTAGAAGATATTAAAATAGATTTTCCTAAAGCTACAATGATACTTCCTGATTTTAAAAATCAAGAAAACTTAAATCCAGCTGAGTTTTTGCAACAACTTTTAGAAAAACAAGTAGCCAAGAAAAAGGCAGAATTTAAAAAATATCCTAGCTTTAAAGAAAGATTAGTTTATGAATTTAATGTTATTAAAAACTTAAAGTTTTCAAACTACTTTTTAATTATCTGAGATTTTCTAAGATGAGCTAGAAAAAATAATATTTTAATAGGTCCAGGAAGAGGTTCTTCTTCAGGTTCTTTAATTTCATACTTACTTAACATAACTCAAGTCAATCCACTCAAATTTGACTTGATTTTTGAACGTTTTTTAAATCCTAAAAGAATTTCAATGCCCGATATTGATATCGATGTACAAGATAACCAAAGAGATAAATTAATTAAGTATATTCAAGAAAAATATGGCTATGAAAACACAGCTTTAATAATAACTTTTTCTACTTTTGGGGCTAAAATGGCATTTTCTGATGTTGCAAAAAAACTCAAAAATATAGCAGCTTCTGAAGTTTTAGCAATAACAAAACATATACCCGCTGGACATACATTAGAAGAAGCATACAAAGTAAATGCGAATTTTAGATCTTTTGTTGAAAAACAAGACAAAAATGGAGAATTTTTATATAAAGAAATTTTTGAAATTGCTAAGTTTTTAGAAGGAATGCCACGCCAATCTGGAACACATGCAGCCGGAATTGTAATTGCAGATAAACCAATTTATAATTATGTACCAACTTTAATATCCAAAGAAAAATATAATCAAACACAATTTAGTGCAGAATTCTTAGAACAATTTTCATTATTAAAAATCGATTTATTAGGATTGAAAAATTTAACTGTGGTTCAAGGAATTCTAAATTCAGTAAATCAAGAACATAATTTTCTACTTAATTTCAACACGATTCCTATTTTTGATGAAGAAACTAACAGATTATTAACTAAAGGAAAAACTGTTGGTATTTTCCAGTTAGAATCTCCTGGTATGGCTAACACTTTAAGAAAAGTAGGAGTTAATGGAATTGAAGATGTTGTAGCAGTTATTTCGCTATTTAGACCGGGACCAATAAAAAACATTCCTTTATATGCGCAAAGAAAGAAAAATGAAGCAAATTATGAAGGAATTTCACAAGAATATAATGATATTTTAAGTTCAACTTACGGTATTATTATTTATCAGGAACAAATTATGCAGATTTGTCAAACTATTGCAGGATTTGATTTTGCAACATCAGATTTAATACGTAGAGCCATTTCAAAAAAAGAAGCAGAAAAACTACATGAAGCTAAACAACTTTTTATACAAGGTGGAATTAAAAAGGGTTATTCAGAACATATTTTAGAAAAAATATTTGAACAAATCGAGTATTTTGCTGAATATGGGTTTAACAAATCTCACGCTGTAGCTTATGCAACTCTTGCTTATAAAATGGCATATTTAAAAACTCATTTTCCTTTGCAGTTTTATTCCTATTTAATAACTAACGAAGATGGTGCTCAAGCCAATATTGCTAAATTTATAAAAGAAGCTCAATCCCAAATGAAGTTTAAAAAACCAAATATTAATATTTCATCAACTTCAGCTGTTTATGAATTACAAAGCAAAACAATTTATCTGCCTTTGATTTTGATTAAAGGACTAGGTGCGGTTGCTTGTCAAAAGATTTTAGACGAAAGAGAAAAAAACGGAACTTACAAAGACTTTCTAGATTTTGTAATTAGGATGAAAATCATCAACATTTCTAATACAATTATCACACTTTTAATAAATTCAGGTGCACTTAGCGATTTTGGAAACATACCTACTTTATTAGCTAATTTATCAACTGCAGAATCTTATAAAATTTGTATTTTAGAAGATGAAAATAAAAATTTATACTGTGATTATTCATTGATTCCAGGCAAGTTTGAGCTTGAAAAAAAAGAAGATGATATAAAATTAACTATGGAAAATGAAGCAAAATTTTTAGGAATGCAATTTAGTTTGCCAGAGTCTAATAAAGATTTACAAAATGAAGTTTTACTTTCAGAAATATATCCAAATGTTGAATATAAAATGATTTTATATGTTAAAAAAGTAGCAAATTTAACTTCAAAAACTGGTGTGTCAATGAAAAAAATCACAATAACTGATTTTCAATCACCTGATAAAGATGTTTGACTTTTTGGAAGCAAAATAACCTTTTTTGAAGCAGTTAGAGAAAAAGAGTATTATGAATTTAAAATAATTAAATTAAAAGATAAATTAGTATTACAAAATCATTTAAAGGAAATAAGATATGACTAA